In the Bacteroidales bacterium genome, one interval contains:
- a CDS encoding DNA cytosine methyltransferase, which translates to MKNKTTLKAVDFFCSAGGVTCGFKEAGINVLGGIDIDPNCEITYERNNNAKYLCADVSNLNIKSLSKIFN; encoded by the coding sequence ATGAAAAATAAAACAACACTTAAAGCAGTAGATTTCTTTTGTTCTGCAGGTGGTGTTACCTGTGGTTTTAAAGAAGCAGGTATAAACGTATTGGGAGGAATAGACATTGATCCCAATTGTGAGATTACATATGAAAGAAATAATAATGCAAAATATTTATGTGCAGATGTTTCCAATTTAAACATAAAGTCGTTATCTAAGATCTTTAATAT
- a CDS encoding helix-turn-helix domain-containing protein: MSERAINRIKVILAEKRLTNKWLAAQLGKTESTVSRWCTNEKQPTIETFVEIANILNIDVRDLFYSTYEK, encoded by the coding sequence ATGTCTGAAAGAGCAATTAATCGAATTAAGGTTATTCTTGCAGAAAAAAGACTAACCAACAAATGGCTGGCAGCACAATTAGGTAAAACAGAATCAACTGTTTCCCGATGGTGTACTAATGAAAAACAGCCGACAATTGAAACTTTTGTTGAAATTGCAAATATTCTTAATATTGATGTAAGAGACTTATTTTATTCCACATATGAAAAATAA